One part of the Nostoc sp. PCC 7120 = FACHB-418 genome encodes these proteins:
- a CDS encoding DUF1257 domain-containing protein: protein MSHFSTLRTKITDAEILKASLRDLGISVKTEADVRGYNGQRLRSDIVAVLDGEYDLGWSRNSDGSFDLIADLWGVAKKHNQTELINSINQKYAVNKTLAEVKQRGLQNANVKLVLQ from the coding sequence ATGTCTCACTTTAGCACTCTCCGCACCAAAATCACCGATGCCGAAATCCTCAAAGCTTCCTTGCGCGACCTGGGCATCAGCGTAAAGACTGAAGCTGATGTTCGTGGTTACAATGGTCAGCGCCTTCGCTCCGACATCGTTGCAGTTTTGGACGGCGAATATGATCTAGGTTGGTCTCGCAACAGCGATGGTTCTTTTGACCTAATCGCTGACCTGTGGGGCGTTGCTAAAAAGCACAACCAAACCGAGTTGATCAACTCCATCAACCAAAAATATGCTGTTAACAAAACCTTGGCTGAAGTAAAACAGCGCGGTTTACAAAACGCCAATGTGAAGTTGGTATTGCAATAA
- a CDS encoding VOC family protein has product MTQGQETAMGYAPPLAIAGIYEVCIGVPDPIFAIQYWEQFGYRIGQVGELPQALAYQLYGVNSGLRSIRLYHQNADHGLIRLMVWQSPTNPGLGLSSMKIKGNRWATSLTADILTVLNHAEDAKSSGWAVRYSYPYWEVIYNKERKSRPFVDQAVGVREMLLLQPLTRQVLFQRFGYTLPHYGEINQASTFKSSQFTHIGIIVQDDSKESLKFYEEVLGLLRVRDDVETSYESSPAGRDLFDLKPGEKFIVTTFDDPRSSQSDLMAARSGRLYVIRFPEAMNLESRFEAAQPGSLGMSLYTYRVRGLATYSDRIKSSHVQKFTSIIENEFREKSFSFIAPDGYFWNLLE; this is encoded by the coding sequence ATGACTCAGGGGCAAGAAACAGCGATGGGCTACGCCCCGCCTTTGGCGATCGCTGGTATATATGAAGTATGTATAGGCGTTCCCGATCCCATTTTTGCGATTCAATATTGGGAGCAATTTGGCTATCGGATTGGTCAAGTTGGTGAATTACCCCAGGCCTTGGCCTATCAATTGTATGGGGTAAACTCTGGTTTGCGATCGATTCGCCTGTATCACCAAAATGCAGATCATGGTTTGATTCGGTTGATGGTTTGGCAAAGCCCCACAAATCCAGGTTTGGGTTTATCTTCCATGAAAATTAAGGGTAATCGTTGGGCTACTAGCTTAACTGCTGATATATTAACTGTCTTAAATCATGCAGAAGATGCAAAATCCTCCGGTTGGGCTGTGAGATATAGTTACCCTTATTGGGAAGTAATTTATAACAAAGAGAGAAAAAGTCGTCCTTTTGTTGATCAAGCCGTGGGAGTAAGAGAAATGCTACTCTTGCAACCCTTGACTCGTCAGGTATTGTTCCAACGATTTGGCTATACTCTGCCCCATTACGGAGAAATTAACCAAGCTAGCACATTTAAGTCTAGCCAGTTTACCCATATCGGAATTATTGTTCAGGATGACAGCAAGGAAAGCCTGAAATTTTATGAAGAGGTTTTGGGTTTGTTGCGTGTGCGTGATGATGTAGAAACTAGTTATGAATCTTCACCAGCCGGTCGGGATTTATTTGACCTGAAACCAGGGGAGAAGTTTATTGTCACTACCTTTGATGACCCCCGTTCTTCTCAGTCTGACTTGATGGCCGCACGTAGTGGCAGACTTTATGTTATTCGCTTTCCCGAAGCCATGAATTTAGAGTCACGCTTTGAAGCCGCCCAGCCTGGTAGCTTGGGAATGTCTCTTTACACTTACCGCGTGCGAGGATTGGCAACATATAGCGATCGCATCAAGTCCAGTCATGTACAAAAGTTTACCAGCATTATTGAAAATGAATTTCGAGAGAAAAGTTTCTCTTTCATTGCACCAGATGGTTACTTTTGGAATTTACTGGAGTAG
- a CDS encoding stress-responsive protein Ycf46 translates to MKEELNILIQAQYPLIYLVTSEEERAEQAISTIAQVLRPQRRVFVWTVTHGIVEYGQPRNVGQHNTVSPEAAIDWIIRQKEPGIFILKDLHPFIDAPATTRSLRDAIASFKGMQKNIILMSPMQQVPIELEKEVVVLDFQLPDMSELNKVLTHHLDQSRGRRLTTEAREKLLRAALGLTKDEAEKVYRKAQVTTGRLTEEEVDIVLSEKKQLIRRNGILEYIEEDETIDAVGGLEELKKWLKQRSNAFTERAREYGLPQPKGMLILGVPGCGKSLIAKTTSRLWGLPLLRLDMGRVYDGSMVGRSEANLRNALKTAESISPAILFIDELDKSFAGSGGSGDSDGGTSSRIFGSFLTWMQEKKSPVFVMATANRVERLPGEFLRKGRFDEIFFVDLPTPEERSDIFKIHLSKRREDITRFDLEQLAKMSDGFSGAEIEQALVAAMYEAFAQDREFTQLDIIAALKATLPLSRTMQEQVTALRDWARQRARPAAASVAEYQRMEF, encoded by the coding sequence ATGAAAGAAGAGCTCAACATTCTCATTCAAGCTCAATACCCACTAATCTACCTTGTGACCTCCGAGGAAGAGCGGGCAGAGCAGGCAATTTCCACAATCGCCCAAGTGTTAAGGCCCCAACGCCGAGTTTTTGTTTGGACAGTAACTCATGGCATCGTGGAGTATGGTCAGCCCCGGAATGTCGGTCAACATAATACTGTTTCGCCAGAGGCAGCAATAGACTGGATCATCCGGCAGAAAGAACCTGGTATATTTATTCTTAAAGATTTACATCCATTTATTGATGCTCCCGCGACTACAAGATCATTACGAGATGCGATCGCCAGCTTCAAGGGTATGCAAAAGAACATCATTTTGATGTCGCCGATGCAGCAAGTACCCATAGAACTGGAAAAAGAAGTAGTCGTTCTAGATTTCCAACTACCAGATATGTCTGAGTTAAACAAAGTTTTAACTCACCACCTAGACCAGAGCCGTGGCAGACGCTTGACCACAGAAGCGCGGGAAAAACTCCTCAGAGCAGCTTTGGGCTTAACCAAAGATGAAGCTGAGAAGGTATATCGCAAAGCGCAAGTAACTACAGGGCGCTTGACCGAAGAAGAAGTAGATATAGTTCTATCTGAGAAAAAGCAACTAATTCGGCGTAATGGCATCTTAGAATACATCGAAGAAGATGAAACCATTGACGCTGTAGGTGGCTTAGAAGAATTAAAAAAATGGCTCAAACAACGCTCGAATGCGTTCACAGAAAGAGCTAGAGAGTATGGCTTACCCCAACCGAAAGGGATGCTAATTTTAGGGGTTCCTGGTTGCGGTAAGTCGTTAATCGCCAAAACAACATCCCGCCTGTGGGGTTTACCACTGTTGCGTTTGGATATGGGGCGAGTTTACGACGGCTCAATGGTGGGGCGAAGTGAAGCTAATCTGCGTAACGCCCTGAAAACAGCAGAATCTATCTCACCAGCCATTCTCTTCATCGATGAACTGGATAAATCCTTTGCTGGTAGTGGAGGTTCTGGTGATTCCGATGGTGGTACATCCAGCCGAATATTTGGTTCTTTCCTCACATGGATGCAGGAGAAAAAATCTCCAGTGTTTGTTATGGCGACAGCCAACCGAGTAGAACGCTTACCTGGGGAATTTTTGAGGAAAGGTCGTTTTGATGAAATTTTCTTTGTGGATCTGCCCACACCTGAAGAAAGGAGTGATATATTCAAGATCCACCTGAGTAAACGCCGTGAAGACATCACCCGGTTTGATTTGGAGCAACTCGCCAAGATGTCTGATGGATTTTCCGGGGCAGAAATTGAACAAGCGTTAGTTGCGGCAATGTACGAAGCCTTTGCCCAAGACCGCGAGTTCACCCAATTAGATATTATTGCTGCGCTTAAAGCTACATTGCCACTGTCTCGCACGATGCAAGAACAGGTAACAGCCCTAAGAGACTGGGCTAGACAGAGGGCAAGACCCGCCGCAGCCTCCGTCGCTGAATACCAGCGCATGGAGTTTTAA